CGCGCCGCTCGATGCCGGACAGCAGCGACTCCACCGGGTACGGCACGATGATCCGCTCGTCCAGCCGCTTGCCGAACACCGGTGCCTCACCGGCCTCCGCGTCCGCGAACTCCCACGGCCCGTTCAGGTTCAGCCAGTCCTTGCGGATCAGCTGCGGGCGCGGGTACTCCGGCAGCGGCTTGTTCCGGTCGACCTTGTCGCCCCACGGCGTGGTCAGGCGCTGCGTGGAGGCGTTGGCCGAAGAACGGATCACCAGCGGTACGGTCTCGCCGCCCACGACCAGGCCGCCCTTGCCGTCGTAGGTGACCCGGACGCGCTGGTCCTTGAGCACCTTCTCGGCCAGCGTGACGGTGAGGCGGTTTCCGCGTGCCGATACCGCGCTGACCGGCATGGGTACGGTGTCGACTTCAACCTTGAGGCTGGCCGCCGACGGAGCGCTCTCGACCCGCTTCTCGAAGTCGGCCGTCAGCGTGCGGCCGTCCTTCGCGACGGCGAACGTCACCGGGAAGACCTGGAACCCGTCCGGCGGCGTGAAAGCGCTCTCCGGAACGATCTGCTTCGAGAGCCCGGCGCCCGACCAGCGCAGGTACAGGTTCGCGCCGCCGATGTCCTGGAACATCTCGATCCGCACGTCGTGCGTCTCGCCCGCGGTCAGCCGCACCGGCGCGCTGGTCTGCTCCACGTCCCAGTCGCCGACCCAGTGGTCGATCACCGGCTGCCCGTCCAGGAAGAACCGGAAGCCGTTGTCGCCGGTCAGGTAGAACGTGTAGTCACCGGTGGCCGGCGCGGTGAGCCGGCCGGTCCAGCGGGCCGTGGTGTGCTCGGTCCGCCCGGTCAGCGACTCGAACGTCCCGGCCAGGCCGGGCAGGTCGATGTTCGGGTCGAGCAGCACGCCGCCCGGCTCGGCGAAGTCCCGCGCGCCGGGCGCGGACATCCGGAAGTACTCGCCCTTCAGACCGTGCACAGTGGCCGGTGCGGCGGACGCGGCGCCGGGCGGAACCACGAAGATCGATAGGATCAGCAGTGCTGCCAGCAGAAATGGCCTCAGAGGCGGACGCGGCATCGGTACTCCCATCACGGGCGACGACGTTGCCGATCCACATTGACTGATCTTTATTCCAGATGTCAACAGAACGAAACATAACCGTGCACGAGATGGCACGAACGAACATCCACCGTCGGCCGGTCGCGGCTGCCGACGGCGGACGGGAGGTCGCCGCCGTCAGCGGCGGCGGTTCAGGCGGCGGGTGAGGTGCCGCACGGTCAGCGGCGCCAGGAGCAGCAGGCCGCCGGCGAACGCGGCCGTGCCCAGCCCGACCCGCAGCACCGCGGTCAGCAGCAGCGCCCAGGCCACCACGACCAGCAGCGCGGCCAGCGCGTACACCCTGATCACCTGCGGGCCCGGCCGCGGGTCCTCGGTCAGCCCGGCCACGATCTCGTCGAACCGGCGGCGCTCGTCGCCGGAGAGAGGCGCATCTCCCATGCCGGCCACACTGCGCCGCCGGATTGACGAACCATGCCCGGGATCATGACGGTACGGTGACGGTGCTACCGCCCGCCGCGCGCCTTCCTGGTGCTCGAGTCGTTCGCCTTCTGGATCGCGTCGACCAGCTCGGGCTTCGTCATCCGGGACCGCCCACGGATCTCCAGCCGCTTCGCCACGTCCATCAGGTGCTCCTTGCTGGCGTTCGCGTCCACCCCGCCGGCCGTCTTCGCGCGCGTGTTCCGCCCGCCGGCCGCCTTCGCGTCGCTCGGCCCCTTCTTCTCCTTCGGCTCCCAGTGGTCGCCCACCTTCTCGAACGAGTGCTTGACCGCGGAGAACGCGGTCCGGTGCGCCCGCTCGCCCTCCCCGTACTGCTCCACCGCCGAGTCGTGCGTCTTCGCGTACGTGTCCTGGGCCTTCTTCGGCGACCGCTTCAGCGTGCTCGGCATGTCCTCACGGGCGGGCATGACGTACCTCCTCGTCGCATCGTGTTCCCCTTCCCCGTACCCGGCGCCGCGCGCATCATGCGATTGTTTGCCGCCCCGCCACCCGGGAAGCCGGGACCCATGACCCCACCCGAGAAGCTGCCACCGCTCGGCCGGCCCGCCGGCGACGACTCCCCCGACCGGGACCCGGACTTCGCCGGCGAGCACGAGGACACCGCGGTCGGCAAGGACATCACCGCCGGCACGGACGACGCGACCGAACCGGAGTCGCCGGCCGGCTGGTCCGGCATGGAATCGCCGCACGGCCGCCCGGACTGACCGGGTCCACCGCGGCCGGGTGGTTTCCCCGGTCGCCACGCCGGGTAGCCGGATAGGCGAACGGCTCGGAACCGATTCGGGCCTGCACCACACGGAGGTCGTCATGGGCACCGATGACAAGATCGACAACAAGGTCGAGGAAGCCGGCGGCAAGGTCAAGGAGCACGTGGGCCGCGCTACCGACGACCGCGACCTCGAGGCGGAGGGCAAGGCCGATCAGAGCAGCTCCCACGTCAAGCAGGCCGTCGAGCACGTCAAGGACGCCTTCAAGTCCTGACGTCCCCCCGACGCTCACGGGTGGCCGGCGA
This genomic window from Catenuloplanes niger contains:
- a CDS encoding CsbD family protein gives rise to the protein MGTDDKIDNKVEEAGGKVKEHVGRATDDRDLEAEGKADQSSSHVKQAVEHVKDAFKS
- a CDS encoding ChaB family protein codes for the protein MPAREDMPSTLKRSPKKAQDTYAKTHDSAVEQYGEGERAHRTAFSAVKHSFEKVGDHWEPKEKKGPSDAKAAGGRNTRAKTAGGVDANASKEHLMDVAKRLEIRGRSRMTKPELVDAIQKANDSSTRKARGGR